In a genomic window of Bradyrhizobium sp. LLZ17:
- a CDS encoding ABC transporter substrate-binding protein codes for MRCSRMLLAVACAVAWLPLLFATPGLAQGIPQDIPRKDLLILENPEGTVKNAGWFNIWTINAGSQSNGLQQVALDTLWYIDPESGIDGVWDNSLAAEKPHYNADFTEMTVKLRSGIFWSDGVEFTADDVVSTVTTQINHPAMRFSAVLASNVASVSAPDAHTVIFKLKKPNSRFHANFTVRWGAVWILPKHVFDKVADPVKFDFNKPISLGAYVLHSYDPDGKWYIWQLRDDWQRTTLARFGKPGPKYLAYVDPGPPEKRVIAQLNHELDVIHDIAPEGMFALAKQSKTTRAWFKGFPYGHPDPTLPAVIFNTQNENFKNPDVRWALALLIDIKAVAMAAYRGAATISAIGVPPTGTHPATYHGPMEDWLKTFEIDTGKRKIRPYDPTIGKQIADMLRPSMGEQIPSDPAEIAKAFGRGWWKTDPRAAQELLEKAGFTKRGGAWMTPDGKPFSVRVMVEGDLRPVMTRAGTMIVQLWKQAGIDAKIDVAQGTLPTRRAAGDFDTFIGWSVETWGGNQDLSYFLDSWHSEFVAAPGKPQPLRNWQRWSNPALDKIIEEIRTIGFDDPKSIELGKEYVKLAVKEMPTIPLMAYNVFTAMDQTYWTGFPTSENPYTNPVPNWGNSRYMFVRLKPAS; via the coding sequence ATGCGCTGCAGTCGTATGTTGCTGGCGGTTGCGTGTGCGGTCGCCTGGCTGCCGTTGCTTTTCGCGACGCCAGGCCTGGCGCAGGGTATTCCGCAAGACATTCCGAGGAAGGATCTGCTGATCCTGGAAAACCCCGAAGGGACGGTGAAGAACGCAGGCTGGTTCAACATCTGGACCATCAATGCCGGATCGCAGTCCAACGGACTCCAGCAGGTCGCCCTCGACACGCTCTGGTACATCGATCCCGAGAGCGGCATCGACGGGGTCTGGGATAATTCGCTGGCAGCGGAGAAGCCACACTACAATGCCGACTTCACCGAAATGACAGTCAAGCTCCGCAGCGGCATCTTCTGGAGCGACGGCGTCGAATTCACCGCCGACGATGTCGTCTCGACGGTCACGACACAGATCAACCATCCGGCGATGCGCTTCAGTGCGGTGCTGGCGAGCAACGTTGCGTCGGTGAGCGCTCCCGATGCTCACACCGTGATCTTCAAGCTCAAGAAACCGAATTCACGCTTCCATGCCAACTTCACCGTGCGCTGGGGTGCGGTGTGGATCCTGCCCAAACACGTGTTCGACAAGGTGGCGGATCCGGTCAAGTTCGACTTCAACAAGCCGATCTCGCTCGGCGCCTATGTGCTGCATAGCTACGATCCGGACGGCAAGTGGTACATTTGGCAACTCCGCGACGATTGGCAGCGCACCACGCTTGCGCGGTTTGGCAAACCAGGTCCGAAATATCTCGCCTATGTCGATCCTGGACCGCCCGAAAAGCGGGTGATCGCCCAGCTCAACCACGAGCTCGACGTGATTCACGACATCGCGCCCGAGGGCATGTTTGCCCTCGCCAAGCAGAGCAAGACGACGCGGGCATGGTTCAAGGGCTTTCCCTACGGTCACCCCGATCCGACGCTTCCAGCTGTGATCTTCAACACCCAGAATGAAAACTTCAAGAATCCGGATGTGCGATGGGCGCTGGCGCTGTTGATCGACATCAAGGCGGTGGCGATGGCGGCCTATCGCGGCGCCGCCACCATCTCTGCGATCGGGGTGCCGCCGACCGGAACCCATCCGGCGACCTATCATGGACCGATGGAGGACTGGCTCAAGACATTCGAGATCGATACCGGCAAGCGCAAGATCAGGCCTTATGACCCGACGATCGGCAAACAGATTGCCGACATGTTGCGACCTTCCATGGGCGAGCAGATTCCGTCCGATCCTGCCGAGATCGCCAAGGCGTTCGGCAGGGGCTGGTGGAAAACCGATCCGCGCGCCGCGCAGGAGCTTCTCGAGAAAGCCGGATTCACCAAGCGAGGCGGCGCCTGGATGACGCCGGACGGAAAGCCGTTCAGCGTCCGTGTCATGGTCGAAGGCGATTTGCGCCCGGTGATGACCCGCGCCGGCACGATGATCGTGCAGCTCTGGAAGCAGGCGGGCATCGATGCCAAAATCGATGTCGCACAGGGGACGCTGCCCACGCGGCGGGCCGCGGGCGATTTCGACACGTTCATCGGCTGGAGCGTCGAGACCTGGGGCGGCAACCAGGACCTGTCCTATTTCCTCGACAGCTGGCATTCGGAGTTTGTCGCCGCGCCGGGCAAGCCGCAGCCGCTCCGCAACTGGCAGCGCTGGTCCAATCCCGCGCTCGACAAGATCATCGAGGAGATCCGCACTATCGGATTCGATGATCCAAAATCGATCGAGCTCGGCAAGGAGTACGTCAAGCTCGCCGTGAAGGAGATGCCGACCATTCCGCTGATGGCCTACAACGTGTTCACCGCTATGGATCAGACCTACTGGACCGGATTTCCGACCTCGGA
- a CDS encoding type II toxin-antitoxin system VapB family antitoxin — protein sequence MAMRTNIEIDNTLMAEARKASGHATKKQTVKEALRLMIKLRGQHEAGAAFGKHRWRSNLARRRKARQSTC from the coding sequence ATGGCCATGCGCACCAATATCGAGATCGACAATACGCTGATGGCAGAAGCCCGGAAGGCCTCCGGGCACGCAACCAAAAAGCAAACGGTGAAAGAGGCGCTCCGTTTGATGATCAAGCTGCGAGGGCAGCATGAGGCCGGTGCAGCCTTCGGCAAACACCGCTGGCGCAGCAATCTCGCCCGCCGCCGCAAAGCAAGACAATCGACCTGCTAA